The following coding sequences are from one Megamonas funiformis window:
- the zwf gene encoding glucose-6-phosphate dehydrogenase: protein MSLNKAFTIFGGTGDLTFRKLMPAQYNMTAANAEEAQSRIIIIGRRDYTTEQYCELVRDWVKKFARLPYEEKTFEVFAKRISYFKMDISDLNEYARLSEYYTAENIDDHVFYLAVAPKFFGVIASGLKAVKEASLGKVILEKPFGEDLESAKELNKQLETFFPAENIYRIDHYLGKEMVRNIQTIRFTNPIFANLWNSQYIESVQISAFEDLGIGTRGGYYDTSGALKDMVQNHLFQILSIVAMEWPEQFSTTAMHDAQLRVLRALRPVEDVRDSLVLGQYKGYRQEKSVPTDSTTETYAALRLFIDNERWWNTPFYIRTGKKLRCREMQIAIVFRQTFISAPRNILIIKIQPNEGVHLQFNVKTPGDTDEITQAKMDFSQSSSISSRINTPEAYERLITACIKGERSWFSQWDQIETSWDFVEHLKDLYRWDKLPVFTYEQGSDGPAEADNLLKRFGDEWVF, encoded by the coding sequence ATGTCTTTAAATAAAGCTTTTACAATTTTTGGTGGTACTGGTGATTTGACTTTTAGAAAACTTATGCCTGCACAGTACAATATGACTGCAGCAAATGCTGAAGAAGCTCAATCCAGAATTATCATTATTGGTAGACGCGATTATACTACAGAACAGTATTGTGAATTAGTTCGTGATTGGGTAAAAAAATTCGCTCGTTTACCATATGAAGAAAAAACTTTTGAAGTTTTTGCTAAACGTATCTCTTATTTTAAAATGGATATCTCCGATTTAAACGAATATGCTCGTTTATCCGAATATTATACTGCTGAAAATATTGATGACCATGTATTTTATCTTGCAGTAGCTCCAAAATTTTTCGGCGTAATCGCAAGTGGATTAAAAGCAGTAAAAGAAGCTTCTTTAGGTAAAGTTATTTTAGAAAAACCTTTTGGTGAAGACTTAGAATCAGCTAAAGAGCTTAACAAACAATTAGAAACTTTCTTCCCAGCAGAAAACATTTATCGCATTGACCATTATCTCGGTAAAGAAATGGTACGCAATATCCAAACTATTCGTTTCACTAACCCTATATTTGCTAACCTTTGGAATTCACAATATATCGAATCTGTACAGATTTCCGCTTTTGAAGATTTAGGTATTGGCACACGTGGTGGCTATTATGACACTAGCGGAGCTTTAAAAGATATGGTTCAAAACCATTTATTCCAAATCTTATCCATAGTAGCTATGGAATGGCCAGAACAATTCTCTACTACAGCTATGCATGATGCTCAATTACGTGTACTTCGTGCACTACGTCCTGTAGAAGATGTTCGCGATAGTTTAGTTTTAGGTCAATATAAAGGCTATCGTCAAGAAAAATCTGTTCCTACAGATTCTACAACAGAAACTTATGCTGCACTTCGTTTATTTATTGACAATGAACGTTGGTGGAATACTCCGTTTTATATCCGCACAGGTAAAAAACTTCGCTGTCGTGAAATGCAAATAGCAATCGTTTTCCGTCAAACATTTATTTCTGCTCCACGCAATATCTTAATTATAAAAATCCAACCAAATGAAGGTGTACATCTTCAATTTAATGTGAAAACTCCAGGGGATACAGATGAAATTACACAAGCAAAAATGGACTTTAGCCAGAGTAGTTCCATTTCTAGCAGAATAAACACTCCTGAAGCATATGAACGCTTAATTACAGCTTGTATCAAAGGTGAACGTTCTTGGTTCTCTCAATGGGATCAAATAGAAACAAGTTGGGACTTTGTTGAACACTTAAAGGATTTATATCGTTGGGATAAACTTCCTGTATTCACATATGAACAAGGTTCTGATGGCCCTGCAGAAGCAGATAATTTATTAAAACGCTTCGGCGATGAATGGGTATTTTAA
- a CDS encoding aspartate aminotransferase family protein, with translation MSQYLGPEKCLEKKKKYIMPCLGHFFANPPQFVKGKMQYLYDHEGKKYLDCFAGVSVINCGHCNPEITQKVAKQVQTLQHVCNIYLTEDIYNLAEKLAQVTPGRLQKSFFCSTGTEANEGALLLANIYNGKSELLALRNGLHGRTKLTMNLTGIGMWRTDPNPVGGIHFAPNPYCYRCPMGKKFPECDYACANAVEDIISYATSGNVSAMICETIQGNAGIVVPPKGYFKRLKEILEKHNILLIIDEVQTGFARTGKMFAIENYDVEPDIMTMAKALGNGAPISCFISRSEIADKYTRPGASTLGGNSVSSTAGIAVLDYIEEHNLVEKSRVRGKQLKDGLIALQEKYPFIGDVRGLGLMVGAELINPDKSPAPDKLEFVVETMKDRGFLIGKNGIARNVLAFQPPLVISEENINDLLNNLDDVMSQVK, from the coding sequence ATGTCTCAGTATTTAGGTCCTGAAAAATGTCTTGAAAAGAAAAAGAAATATATCATGCCTTGTTTAGGTCATTTCTTTGCTAATCCTCCTCAATTTGTAAAAGGTAAAATGCAATATCTTTATGACCATGAAGGCAAAAAATATTTAGATTGTTTTGCTGGTGTATCTGTTATAAACTGCGGTCATTGCAATCCTGAAATTACGCAAAAAGTAGCAAAACAAGTACAGACTCTACAACATGTTTGCAATATCTATTTAACAGAAGATATTTATAATTTAGCTGAAAAATTAGCTCAAGTAACACCAGGCAGATTACAAAAATCTTTCTTTTGCTCTACAGGAACAGAAGCAAATGAAGGTGCTTTGCTTTTAGCAAATATTTATAATGGAAAAAGTGAATTATTAGCTCTTCGCAATGGTTTACATGGTAGAACAAAACTCACTATGAACTTGACTGGTATCGGCATGTGGAGAACTGACCCAAATCCTGTAGGCGGTATTCATTTTGCACCAAATCCTTATTGTTACCGTTGCCCAATGGGTAAAAAATTCCCAGAATGTGATTATGCTTGTGCAAATGCTGTAGAAGATATTATCAGCTATGCAACTTCTGGAAATGTTTCTGCTATGATTTGTGAAACTATCCAAGGTAATGCAGGTATCGTAGTACCTCCAAAAGGATATTTTAAACGTTTAAAAGAAATCTTAGAAAAACACAATATTTTATTAATCATTGACGAAGTGCAGACAGGTTTTGCACGTACTGGAAAAATGTTTGCTATTGAAAATTATGATGTTGAACCAGATATCATGACAATGGCTAAAGCTTTAGGCAATGGTGCTCCTATTAGCTGTTTTATTTCTCGCAGTGAAATCGCAGATAAATACACTCGTCCTGGTGCTTCTACATTAGGTGGAAATTCTGTTTCTTCTACAGCTGGTATTGCTGTACTTGATTATATCGAAGAACATAATCTTGTCGAAAAATCTCGTGTTCGCGGAAAACAATTAAAAGATGGATTGATTGCTCTTCAAGAAAAATATCCATTTATCGGTGATGTTCGTGGTTTAGGCTTAATGGTAGGTGCAGAACTTATCAATCCAGATAAATCTCCAGCTCCAGATAAATTAGAATTTGTTGTAGAAACAATGAAAGATAGAGGTTTCCTCATCGGCAAAAACGGTATAGCTAGAAATGTTCTTGCTTTCCAACCACCACTTGTTATCAGTGAAGAAAATATCAATGATTTATTGAATAATCTTGATGATGTTATGTCTCAGGTAAAATAA